In the Mycoplasmoides gallisepticum genome, one interval contains:
- the udk gene encoding uridine kinase produces the protein MKNVQPMIIAIAGGSGSGKTTITQSIIAKIKSDTNLKVATVCLDNYYKPFSDLNLEARKKLNYDDPNSFDFDQVYYDLLALSNNQTIKMPIYDYKNYTRSDQFTEIDPSDVILYEGILSLYDSRILDLSKFKLFIDTPSDERLARRIERDCLERARDIKQVLNQWRSQVRVMHRKYVQKQKEGANLILPWYTLNHEGMSIIQNAIIKIAQGNEF, from the coding sequence ATGAAAAACGTGCAGCCAATGATCATTGCAATAGCTGGTGGTAGCGGTTCTGGTAAAACAACAATCACCCAATCAATTATTGCCAAGATTAAAAGTGATACCAACCTAAAAGTGGCAACTGTTTGTTTAGATAATTATTATAAACCGTTTAGTGATCTAAATCTTGAAGCTAGAAAAAAGCTGAACTATGATGATCCCAATAGTTTTGACTTTGATCAAGTTTATTATGATCTGTTAGCTTTAAGCAATAACCAAACAATCAAGATGCCAATCTATGATTATAAAAACTACACTAGATCAGATCAGTTTACTGAGATTGATCCATCTGATGTAATCTTATATGAAGGGATCTTATCTTTATATGATTCAAGGATCTTGGATCTATCAAAATTTAAGTTATTTATTGATACCCCTTCAGATGAACGATTAGCTAGACGGATCGAACGTGACTGTTTAGAGCGTGCTAGAGATATCAAACAAGTCTTAAACCAATGACGTTCACAAGTCAGAGTAATGCATCGTAAATACGTGCAAAAACAAAAAGAGGGCGCTAATCTCATCTTACCTTGGTACACCTTAAACCACGAGGGGATGAGTATTATTCAAAACGCAATTATTAAGATCGCACAAGGCAATGAATTTTAA
- the obgE gene encoding GTPase ObgE translates to MQFIDRCQIKLIAGNGGDGIIAWRREAHYDKGGPAGGSGGKGGNIILVADHNQSTLLSLKYSKIIRASNGDNGKPDLSSGQNGMDKYVKVPIGTTVYDEQTNEVIVDLIRDKQEYIICHGGKGGRGNAAFKSSTLRAPNLYELGDEGEEKTVRLELKYLANVGIVGYPNAGKSTLISKLSNAKPKIANYQFTTLVPILGIVENNDKRLVFADIPGLIENASEGYGLGHDFLRHVERCEVLIHLISMNPLDHDDVIDAYEKIMTELRKYSQLLVNKKMLVVANKMDVEGASENFNKLRSYLAKKGIDISSISAINGDVNNLVDRVFDLYQKTLSTTTETNPFSIPMVAEKVYYYDGEKTIDDDPLDVIKDGENRWIVSSKKLTYWFKKIPQTTLDNITRLGQKIKSLGVEDQLKKMGAKPNDVIVICDYEYLIDE, encoded by the coding sequence ATGCAATTTATCGATCGATGTCAAATAAAACTAATTGCTGGTAATGGTGGTGATGGGATCATTGCCTGAAGAAGAGAAGCGCACTATGATAAGGGTGGACCTGCTGGTGGAAGTGGTGGCAAGGGTGGTAATATCATCCTGGTAGCTGATCACAACCAATCAACCTTATTAAGTTTGAAATATTCAAAGATCATCCGTGCAAGTAATGGTGATAATGGTAAGCCAGATCTATCATCAGGTCAAAACGGGATGGATAAGTATGTTAAAGTTCCGATTGGTACCACCGTTTATGATGAACAAACCAATGAAGTAATCGTTGATCTGATCAGAGATAAACAAGAATATATTATCTGTCACGGTGGTAAGGGTGGTCGAGGTAATGCGGCTTTTAAATCATCAACCTTACGCGCACCTAACTTATATGAGTTAGGTGATGAAGGTGAAGAGAAAACCGTTAGGTTAGAACTAAAATATTTAGCCAACGTGGGGATTGTGGGTTATCCCAATGCGGGAAAATCAACGTTGATTTCCAAATTATCGAATGCCAAACCAAAGATTGCTAACTACCAGTTTACAACGTTAGTACCAATCTTGGGGATCGTTGAAAATAATGACAAACGCTTAGTGTTTGCTGATATCCCAGGATTAATTGAAAATGCCAGTGAAGGTTATGGATTAGGTCATGATTTCTTACGTCACGTTGAACGGTGTGAAGTGTTGATTCATTTAATCTCAATGAATCCACTTGACCATGATGATGTGATCGATGCTTATGAAAAGATCATGACTGAACTAAGAAAATATTCCCAACTACTGGTTAATAAGAAGATGTTAGTAGTAGCTAACAAGATGGACGTTGAAGGTGCTAGTGAAAACTTCAATAAACTAAGAAGTTATTTAGCTAAAAAAGGGATTGATATCAGTTCCATTTCAGCGATCAATGGCGATGTCAATAACTTAGTTGATCGGGTTTTTGATCTTTATCAAAAAACCTTATCAACAACAACTGAAACCAATCCGTTTTCGATCCCGATGGTTGCTGAAAAAGTTTATTACTACGATGGTGAAAAAACGATTGATGACGATCCTTTAGATGTAATTAAAGACGGGGAAAACCGTTGGATCGTTTCATCAAAAAAACTAACTTATTGATTTAAGAAGATCCCTCAAACTACATTAGATAATATCACCAGATTAGGACAAAAAATTAAATCATTAGGTGTTGAAGACCAACTAAAAAAGATGGGTGCCAAACCTAATGATGTAATCGTTATCTGTGATTATGAATATTTAATTGATGAATAG
- a CDS encoding MPN565 family protein — MEYFKSSLYKKTNPLILTLFLLFFVVGYYVVIWVLFGEFNLLKLNWLLGEGVIITQDQMINQRNFNPLILAFIFPPLGVYFLLILLIRYLFKQTAYDLIPLTYSFSIALITIILSGLFKFANQGLIIFGRIVLVIVVFSISFFLLVFIINKLMIRLDLKHDYVYLNDLLEENQNKNKRSEQIKQLKKPESSTITISDKNK; from the coding sequence ATGGAGTATTTTAAAAGCTCGCTATACAAAAAAACCAACCCCCTAATTCTTACGTTGTTTTTATTGTTTTTTGTGGTTGGTTATTATGTTGTTATCTGAGTTTTGTTTGGTGAGTTTAATCTTTTAAAACTGAATTGGTTGTTGGGTGAAGGGGTGATTATTACCCAAGATCAGATGATTAACCAACGTAATTTTAATCCCTTGATCTTGGCTTTTATCTTCCCCCCACTTGGGGTGTATTTCTTATTAATCTTATTAATAAGATATCTGTTCAAACAAACAGCTTATGATCTGATTCCATTAACTTATAGTTTTAGTATTGCCTTAATCACGATCATCTTATCTGGACTATTTAAGTTTGCCAACCAAGGATTAATCATCTTTGGCCGGATCGTGTTGGTGATCGTAGTATTTAGTATCAGTTTTTTTCTTTTGGTTTTTATCATTAATAAACTAATGATTAGATTAGATCTAAAACACGATTATGTTTATCTTAATGATCTACTTGAAGAAAACCAAAATAAGAATAAACGTAGTGAACAGATTAAGCAATTAAAAAAACCAGAAAGTTCAACGATAACAATCTCTGATAAGAATAAATAA
- a CDS encoding leucyl aminopeptidase, with amino-acid sequence MEKNTKKTHSSSKKMLLVQAKVNNKLKDYTFKTEGGVVLFEFTSHYDGVKLYNKLVEMFCSQKEKVEVDLDSFLTATNADSETVALLVACAIEYASVIPFTRKTKPDTKPSFIVKVSKEFKAAYDAAKNVAEALTLSRRLQDTPSDVLYPETFVDLFKAEFKDLKNVKLSVYNKEQIKKMGLNLLYGVNKGSERECRFLVVEYLNNKSSKEKFAYVGKGITYDSGGMNLKTGPHMRHMKYDMSGAAIVVSTVLALAKNKIKTNVVALAPLTENLIGPKAQRPDDIVVAYNKKTVEIDNTDAEGRLVLADAISYAALDVKATRIFDVATLTGLMSYILGKTYTGVFSTSDKFWKEFEDNAFSAGEAVWRLPMHNDYLEMLKTPLADIANSTNAPYAGSSRAAMFLNEFAEGVDLIHCDIAGTGSDKAGLGLSPMIRALYLQAKNQK; translated from the coding sequence ATGGAAAAAAATACGAAAAAAACTCATTCTTCTTCAAAGAAGATGTTATTAGTTCAAGCCAAGGTTAATAACAAATTAAAAGATTACACTTTTAAAACTGAAGGCGGGGTTGTGCTGTTTGAATTTACTTCACACTATGATGGTGTTAAGTTGTACAACAAACTAGTTGAGATGTTCTGCTCACAAAAAGAAAAAGTTGAAGTAGATCTTGATAGCTTTTTAACAGCAACTAATGCTGATAGTGAAACTGTAGCATTATTAGTTGCTTGTGCAATTGAATATGCTAGTGTCATTCCGTTTACAAGAAAAACTAAACCAGATACTAAACCAAGTTTTATTGTTAAAGTTTCTAAAGAATTTAAAGCTGCTTATGATGCTGCTAAAAACGTGGCTGAAGCTCTTACATTATCAAGAAGATTACAAGATACTCCTTCTGATGTGTTATACCCAGAAACTTTTGTTGATCTATTCAAAGCTGAATTCAAAGACCTTAAGAACGTTAAGCTATCAGTATACAACAAAGAACAGATCAAAAAGATGGGACTAAACCTTTTATACGGAGTAAATAAAGGTTCAGAAAGAGAATGCCGTTTCTTAGTTGTTGAATACTTAAACAACAAATCATCAAAAGAAAAATTTGCTTACGTTGGTAAGGGAATTACTTATGATTCAGGGGGGATGAACTTAAAAACTGGTCCTCACATGAGACATATGAAATATGATATGTCAGGTGCAGCAATCGTTGTATCAACAGTTTTAGCGTTAGCTAAAAACAAAATTAAAACTAATGTTGTGGCACTTGCGCCATTAACTGAAAATTTAATTGGTCCAAAAGCACAACGTCCTGATGATATCGTAGTTGCTTACAACAAGAAAACTGTTGAAATTGATAACACTGATGCAGAAGGTCGTTTAGTGTTAGCTGATGCGATCTCATATGCTGCACTTGATGTTAAAGCAACTAGAATTTTTGACGTAGCAACATTAACTGGATTAATGAGCTACATCCTAGGTAAAACTTACACTGGTGTTTTCTCAACATCTGATAAGTTCTGAAAAGAATTTGAAGACAATGCGTTCTCAGCTGGTGAAGCGGTTTGAAGATTACCAATGCACAACGATTACTTAGAAATGCTGAAAACTCCTTTAGCTGATATTGCTAACTCAACTAATGCGCCATATGCTGGTTCATCAAGAGCGGCAATGTTCTTAAATGAATTTGCTGAAGGTGTTGATCTAATCCACTGTGATATTGCTGGTACTGGATCAGATAAAGCTGGACTTGGTTTATCACCAATGATTCGTGCTTTATACTTACAAGCAAAAAACCAAAAGTAA
- a CDS encoding SLAC1 family transporter, translated as MSKKLISKKFEQVPLALSGLTLGTIGLGFSWEALLTHFKQVSSDPETYKTATLVVLFMLMLLSLLYGTIVAIKYLTNRKQFVGYLRTPNQAGLVFPFFMALGLFGNFLGYLNVNYLQTNFAFSVVINIIVVFSTLCHVLCLIYFVNVVLAKHDLEKDEVYTSWNMPLVGLGISCSFYPNLGLNNEYYLAYYQILWLICSFLFVGSYFLFGYKQLFKGFANKEDIGTMSIMASPPNLLLVGFLKIFNPAVHQHALLINFSVTAFNILTYSFIFFSMVGLFIYFLTAIKLLVMRNFGFAWTAFTFSGTINARALLDTVNQGGLPDSIYYILLGISIGLISVVSLIVSLLTIKTFFNFKTWFEYETKVHTSGMV; from the coding sequence ATGTCAAAAAAACTGATTAGTAAAAAGTTCGAGCAAGTGCCACTAGCCTTGAGCGGACTGACGTTGGGTACGATTGGGCTTGGTTTTAGTTGAGAAGCACTACTTACCCACTTTAAACAGGTAAGTTCTGATCCTGAAACTTATAAAACAGCAACCTTAGTAGTGCTATTCATGTTGATGTTATTATCGCTACTATATGGAACGATCGTTGCTATTAAATATTTAACCAATAGAAAACAATTTGTTGGTTATTTAAGAACACCAAACCAAGCAGGTTTAGTCTTTCCTTTTTTTATGGCCTTGGGGTTATTTGGTAACTTTCTAGGTTATTTAAATGTCAATTATTTACAGACCAACTTTGCTTTTAGTGTGGTCATCAACATTATTGTTGTTTTTTCAACACTATGTCATGTTTTGTGTCTGATCTATTTTGTTAATGTTGTTTTAGCAAAACATGATCTTGAAAAAGATGAAGTTTACACTTCATGAAATATGCCATTAGTAGGCTTGGGAATTAGTTGTAGTTTTTATCCGAATTTAGGACTAAATAATGAATATTATTTAGCTTATTATCAGATCTTATGATTAATCTGTTCGTTCTTATTCGTAGGTTCTTATTTTTTATTTGGTTATAAACAATTATTTAAGGGTTTTGCCAACAAAGAAGATATTGGCACAATGTCAATTATGGCATCACCACCCAACTTATTATTAGTTGGGTTTTTAAAAATCTTTAACCCAGCAGTTCACCAACACGCATTACTAATTAACTTTTCAGTAACTGCATTTAATATCCTTACTTATAGTTTTATCTTCTTTTCAATGGTGGGATTATTTATTTACTTCTTAACTGCCATTAAGTTATTAGTAATGCGTAACTTTGGGTTTGCTTGAACTGCATTTACGTTTTCAGGCACAATCAATGCTAGAGCATTATTAGATACAGTTAATCAAGGCGGATTACCTGATAGTATCTATTACATCTTACTTGGCATTAGTATTGGTTTAATTAGTGTTGTTAGCTTAATAGTTAGCTTATTGACGATAAAAACCTTCTTCAATTTTAAAACCTGGTTTGAGTATGAAACTAAAGTTCATACAAGCGGAATGGTTTAA
- a CDS encoding FIVAR domain-containing protein, producing MKKNLLKVVSFLSVGSILGLILSSCTSLSNSVEQKPVDPINRQPELNTGEQTKRQLNNLIDSQPTTLQMYEDYKNIRNTLNAAYQAARIISDSNNSTPEQLEAAIVTLRNAIGKASADKTAFNNQHSELVMAYNRLKAQMQSASLIISSLNEEKYSAIKTNITPIYDQAKVIIANTLQSFGQNEKATITNIENITQSISKLVSEKQNADEYAVFKRFDVKKENLIGTFAKTGPVPEEYSFVAYSANINNYSYNFATPKIWVYPHEITNRSEGAIVSNSSELTNVGWIYSLTPAAQAESKYEFNFEYYGPSSVAYLYFPYKSINSLSNRIVFDYLLNHQESSDNSFRDHLIIPTPSVDSISVIRLPITNLRYGMNTITLRSHKNLPFPVVGNMYLSSAPDGDTNALDKIYNDIFGNIVSPDNPREITVDVLKAYGLASSSTIVMRQFNPNVNNKPLTLDGVAQNKPYYLIGNLGGSDQSGEGASRNALRTFSPNTRTYTFYVNAPQAGSYNISGIYNSSDSRELEFKTTSGTGQAQSTSVVKITNLSSGSTDAQNILKTFDTAKTETTTVEDTNRVLTLTKGLNKILVTGLNSQAAPNLGNITFRLAS from the coding sequence ATGAAAAAGAATTTATTAAAAGTGGTTAGCTTTTTAAGTGTTGGCTCGATTTTAGGCTTAATACTGTCTAGTTGTACATCACTGTCAAATTCAGTCGAACAAAAACCGGTTGATCCAATCAATCGACAACCAGAGCTTAACACTGGTGAGCAGACAAAAAGACAACTAAACAATTTAATTGATAGTCAACCTACAACCCTTCAAATGTATGAAGACTACAAGAATATTCGCAACACGTTAAATGCTGCTTATCAAGCTGCTAGAATCATTAGTGATAGTAATAATTCAACACCCGAACAATTAGAAGCAGCGATTGTAACACTTCGTAATGCGATTGGTAAAGCTAGTGCTGATAAAACTGCTTTTAATAACCAACATTCTGAATTAGTGATGGCTTATAATCGTCTAAAAGCACAGATGCAAAGTGCAAGTTTAATCATCTCATCACTAAATGAAGAAAAATACAGTGCGATTAAAACTAACATTACACCGATCTATGATCAAGCAAAGGTAATTATCGCTAACACTTTACAATCATTTGGACAAAACGAAAAAGCTACGATCACTAATATTGAAAATATTACTCAGAGCATTTCAAAATTAGTTAGTGAAAAACAAAACGCTGATGAATATGCTGTTTTCAAGCGTTTTGATGTTAAGAAAGAAAACTTAATCGGGACATTTGCTAAGACTGGTCCTGTTCCAGAAGAGTATAGCTTTGTAGCTTATAGTGCTAATATTAATAATTATTCATATAATTTTGCCACTCCTAAGATTTGAGTTTATCCGCACGAGATTACAAACAGAAGTGAAGGCGCGATCGTTAGTAATTCAAGCGAATTAACCAATGTTGGTTGAATCTATAGTTTAACACCAGCAGCACAAGCTGAATCTAAATACGAATTTAATTTTGAATACTACGGACCATCATCAGTAGCTTATCTATATTTCCCTTATAAATCAATTAACTCACTTAGTAACCGAATTGTTTTTGATTACCTTTTAAACCACCAAGAATCAAGTGATAACAGTTTTAGAGACCACTTAATTATTCCAACTCCAAGTGTTGATAGTATTAGCGTAATTAGATTACCAATTACTAACCTAAGATATGGAATGAATACGATTACACTTAGATCACATAAGAATTTACCATTCCCAGTTGTTGGTAATATGTATCTTTCATCAGCTCCAGATGGTGATACAAATGCTTTAGATAAGATTTATAATGATATCTTTGGTAATATCGTTTCTCCAGATAATCCAAGAGAGATTACAGTAGACGTATTAAAAGCTTATGGTTTAGCAAGTAGTTCAACGATTGTAATGAGACAATTTAATCCAAATGTTAATAATAAACCATTAACATTAGATGGTGTAGCTCAAAATAAACCATACTATTTAATAGGTAATTTAGGTGGAAGTGACCAAAGCGGGGAAGGGGCATCACGAAACGCATTACGTACGTTCAGTCCAAACACTAGAACTTATACGTTCTATGTTAATGCTCCACAAGCTGGTTCTTATAATATCTCAGGAATTTATAATTCATCTGATAGTCGCGAGTTGGAGTTTAAAACAACTTCAGGAACTGGTCAAGCACAATCAACTAGTGTTGTTAAGATTACTAACTTATCATCAGGATCAACTGATGCACAAAACATCCTAAAAACTTTTGATACAGCAAAAACTGAAACAACTACAGTTGAAGATACTAATAGAGTATTAACCTTAACCAAAGGATTAAATAAAATTCTTGTAACTGGATTAAATAGTCAAGCTGCGCCTAATTTAGGTAATATTACTTTCAGATTAGCTTCTTAA
- a CDS encoding FIVAR domain-containing protein, producing MKKKSLFRLASLIGAGSFAAVVPASCNSLIRSVNHTETVPDDSNRSNNNQDGDQGGLSNQSETRNQLSGLLNKQANQVGMYNEYKQIQAGLKSAYEAAKAVVDNTNSTSEQLNEAKTALENAISQAERNKDSFNQNNAQLIGVYNQIKEQISGINESLDRAAYSGIRAKLRPIYQAAIIVLQNGLQTAGGSAVSLPYATKVSSDLSAALAKLPEWKQNADQFANFKKFALSPTNFVGPIANDNTQQPSDFGFSAFSVAVDASYKYAKNKIKVGDATNASEEVQALTDVGWIYNFGREANDGYEFSFDYYGPSKAWLYFPFKLSKQTNQTVSFYYSLNDRNAAIERKVIINAPTVDSIQVAKVPLDDLKFGRNKVAFSSIEGTTTPMVGNFYISSSDHNDDSVYNSIFGNTLSEDKNSVTVNFLDGYGLADNSKTLLRQISATLGDSTESNSYYVIGWLGGSAGNNTMSANAINNTSRTYTFYVNAPKSGAYNVSGYTNANEVRDLVFKTAPLPPNPQQTYTLTLSSLPNSGENKVVKFDTATMGNDKTLTLQKGLNRIVVMGGTSFEGNAPNLGNVTFTFKG from the coding sequence ATGAAAAAGAAAAGTTTATTTAGACTAGCTAGTCTGATCGGGGCAGGATCGTTTGCAGCTGTAGTTCCAGCAAGCTGTAACTCTTTGATTCGTTCAGTTAACCACACAGAGACCGTTCCAGATGATTCAAACCGATCAAATAATAACCAAGACGGTGATCAAGGTGGTCTTTCAAATCAAAGTGAAACTAGAAACCAACTAAGCGGATTGTTAAATAAGCAAGCTAATCAAGTTGGTATGTATAACGAATACAAACAGATTCAAGCCGGACTTAAAAGTGCTTATGAAGCTGCTAAAGCAGTTGTTGATAATACCAATTCAACTTCTGAACAACTAAATGAAGCTAAAACTGCTTTAGAAAATGCGATTAGTCAAGCAGAAAGAAATAAAGATAGCTTTAATCAAAATAATGCTCAATTAATCGGGGTTTATAACCAGATTAAAGAACAGATCTCAGGGATCAATGAATCACTTGATCGAGCTGCATACAGCGGAATTAGAGCTAAATTAAGACCGATCTATCAAGCTGCAATAATTGTATTACAAAACGGTTTACAAACAGCTGGGGGTTCAGCGGTTAGTTTGCCATACGCAACAAAGGTTAGTAGTGATCTATCAGCAGCATTAGCAAAATTACCAGAATGAAAGCAAAATGCTGATCAGTTTGCTAACTTTAAAAAGTTTGCATTATCACCTACTAACTTCGTTGGTCCGATTGCGAATGATAACACTCAACAACCTAGTGATTTTGGCTTTTCTGCTTTTTCTGTAGCAGTTGATGCATCATACAAATATGCAAAGAATAAGATTAAAGTTGGCGATGCAACTAATGCTTCTGAAGAAGTTCAAGCTTTAACTGATGTTGGTTGGATTTACAACTTTGGGCGAGAAGCTAATGATGGTTATGAATTTAGTTTTGATTATTACGGACCTTCAAAAGCGTGATTGTACTTCCCGTTCAAATTATCTAAACAAACAAATCAAACAGTTTCATTCTATTACTCATTAAATGATCGAAATGCTGCCATTGAACGAAAAGTAATTATTAATGCACCAACAGTTGATAGTATTCAAGTTGCTAAAGTGCCATTAGATGACTTAAAGTTTGGAAGAAATAAAGTTGCTTTTAGTTCGATTGAAGGAACAACTACACCAATGGTAGGTAACTTCTATATTAGCTCATCAGATCATAATGATGATAGTGTATATAACTCAATCTTTGGTAACACCTTGTCAGAAGATAAGAACTCAGTAACAGTTAATTTCTTAGATGGTTATGGATTAGCAGATAATTCAAAAACTTTACTAAGACAAATTAGTGCTACTTTAGGTGATTCTACTGAAAGCAATTCGTACTACGTGATTGGTTGATTAGGTGGAAGTGCTGGTAATAATACTATGTCAGCCAACGCGATCAACAATACTTCAAGAACTTATACGTTCTATGTCAACGCGCCAAAATCAGGTGCATATAATGTTAGTGGTTATACTAATGCAAACGAAGTTCGTGATCTAGTGTTTAAAACTGCTCCACTTCCTCCAAACCCACAACAAACATACACTTTAACTCTTAGCAGTCTTCCGAATAGTGGTGAGAATAAAGTAGTTAAGTTTGATACAGCGACAATGGGTAATGATAAAACTCTAACCCTTCAAAAAGGTTTAAATAGAATTGTGGTTATGGGCGGAACTTCATTTGAAGGTAACGCGCCAAACCTTGGTAATGTAACCTTTACATTCAAAGGTTAA
- the cdaM gene encoding diadenylate cyclase CdaM: protein MQITTLLILILIAFLVIMVISIIQFIIFIFTKKAEKESFFNFFKKIFKKKQDDRSLNDFYDNLSSSLLKLSADKIGGIIAIEREDNLDYYINVGYKIMGEFSPEFIISVFYNKNSPLHDGGIIIRDMKMVSISSYFPMTQQLLDVSYGARHRAGVGLSEKSDAIVFIVSETNGKISVAQKGRIKRLSNNPERLFDEIIKLLDDKKPRDFF from the coding sequence ATGCAAATAACAACTTTACTGATCTTAATCTTAATAGCTTTTTTAGTGATAATGGTTATAAGTATCATTCAATTTATTATCTTCATCTTCACTAAAAAAGCTGAAAAAGAATCGTTTTTTAATTTCTTTAAAAAGATCTTTAAAAAGAAACAAGATGATCGCTCATTAAACGACTTTTATGATAATTTAAGTAGCTCACTACTTAAATTATCAGCTGATAAGATTGGTGGAATCATTGCGATTGAACGAGAAGACAACTTAGATTATTACATCAATGTTGGTTATAAGATTATGGGCGAGTTTTCTCCCGAATTTATCATCTCGGTTTTTTATAACAAAAACTCACCCCTACACGATGGTGGGATCATTATTCGTGATATGAAGATGGTGTCGATCTCAAGTTATTTCCCAATGACACAACAGTTATTAGATGTTTCTTATGGTGCCCGTCACCGGGCTGGGGTGGGTTTGAGTGAAAAATCTGATGCGATCGTTTTTATTGTTAGTGAAACTAATGGGAAGATCTCAGTGGCCCAAAAAGGTCGGATTAAACGCTTATCAAATAATCCCGAAAGGTTATTTGATGAGATTATCAAGCTTTTAGATGATAAAAAACCACGTGACTTCTTTTAA